In Corylus avellana chromosome ca2, CavTom2PMs-1.0, the following proteins share a genomic window:
- the LOC132169142 gene encoding pectinesterase inhibitor 6-like: MKPFTTFVFLCTLCVAVLPQLIVARPTNVTKLVTQVCAHTAHKDLCVDTLAADPISQGANQTGLALVALRVASQNASDITEHIKVSVNDASLAPAVQQGLSDCMDNYVDAAEQLDDSLAALLAGAHDDLNTWVNVAIADSDSCEKSIKGFKTGMSKKNVMFRMLCENALAIAKAVAVAGN; this comes from the coding sequence atGAAGCCATTTACGACCTTCGTCTTTCTCTGCACGCTGTGCGTCGCCGTTTTGCCTCAGCTAATCGTCGCGCGCCCAACCAATGTGACCAAACTCGTTACTCAAGTCTGCGCCCACACGGCTCACAAGGATCTCTGCGTCGACACCCTTGCGGCCGATCCCATTAGCCAGGGAGCCAACCAGACCGGCCTGGCCTTGGTGGCGCTGAGGGTGGCCTCGCAGAATGCCTCCGACATAACCGAACACATAAAGGTGTCGGTCAACGACGCGAGTTTGGCGCCTGCGGTTCAGCAGGGCCTGTCGGACTGCATGGACAATTACGTGGACGCGGCTGAGCAGCTCGATGACTCGCTTGCCGCCTTGCTGGCGGGTGCCCACGATGATTTGAATACTTGGGTGAATGTAGCCATTGCTGATTCTGATTCATGCGAGAAATCCATCAAGGGATTCAAAACCGGGAtgtctaagaaaaatgttatgttTCGCATGTTATGCGAGAATGCCTTGGCCATCGCCAAGGCCGTCGCCGTCGCCGGAAACTGA